One Aegilops tauschii subsp. strangulata cultivar AL8/78 chromosome 7, Aet v6.0, whole genome shotgun sequence genomic window carries:
- the LOC109783125 gene encoding uncharacterized protein, which translates to MSEKEGGNIRPDHYMRDFRDCIKDCGLQEVMMIGDTFTWSRGAVRERLDRALSNEMWAENFPYAALVHEHHIHSDHRPILLDTEYFKGLMGQQQNRKRMFEARWLDEGTVNEIINSAWERAKLAGLGPSLADRTKAVLNDLHEWDRETLKSPKKRINKLKKDLKKVRRGPNTAESRQKMKDIQVLIENLLDQEEHIWF; encoded by the coding sequence ATGAGTGAAAAGGAAGGTGGTAATATCCGACCTGATCACTACATGCGGGATTTCAGAGATTGCATCAAGGACTGCGGGTTACAGGAAGTGATGATGATTGGTGATACTTTCACATGGAGCCGAGGAGCTGTCAGAGAGCGGCTTGACAGGGCTCTGAGCAACGAGATGTGGGCAGAAAATTTTCCTTATGCGGCCTTAGTGCATGAACATCATATCCACTCGGACCACAGGCCTATTTTGCTTGACACTGAGTATTTCAAAGGGCTCATGGGGCAACAGCAAAATCGGAAACGAATGTTTGAAGCCCGCTGGTTGGACGAAGGGACAGTGAACGAGATTATCAATTCGGCTTGGGAGCGTGCCAAGTTAGCTGGATTAGGTCCCTCCCTAGCGGACCGCACAAAGGCTGTGCTGAATGATTTGCACGAGTGGGATCGTGAGACCCTCAAGAGTCCCAAGAAGAGAATAAATAAGTTAAAGAAAGACTTGAAGAAGGTCAGGAGGGGGCCGAACACTGCTGAGAGCCGGCAGAAAATGAAAGATATCCAGGTTTTGATTGAAAACCTGCTGGATCAAGAAGAGCATATCTGGTTCTAA